The Candidatus Bathyarchaeota archaeon genomic interval CCCATAATACTGCGGTAATCAATGAGGTAGTTAGCTTCTGTTGTTGAACCCAACGCGGCATTTGCCACGGCCTCCGAACCCCGCACCATATTTGCTTCCTTTAAGCTCTCATAGGCACGCATAAGCTCCACCAAAAGGTCGTCTCGTGCATGTTCCGCATCATAAATGCTGTTACGCAACTCCCGTAGGAGGATGTCGCGTTTGCGTTCCAGCACTTCTCGTCCTGATTCGGCTAGGTTAAGGGTTTTTTTGGTTTGAATCAGGTTGATGCGGGTGGGGCTTATGTTTTCGGTGGACACTCTTAGCGGACCTCGCTTGCAAATTTGGGATAGTATTTTTGGATGTATTCGGGTTTGATGCTGGTTAATTCTTCTTCAGGCAAAATCGAGAGGGCGTCCCATGCGATGGCAAGGGTTTCTTCGATGCTGCGGTTCTCGTTTCTGCCTTGGTTGATGAGGGTTTTCTCAAACGCTTCGCCGAAGCGCAGATACTCTTTGTCGCGGATTCCTAGGCCTTCCTCGCCGATGATGGTGGCTAAGGATTTGACGGCGTTGTACTGGGCGTAGGCGCTGTAGAGTTGGCTGGAGACGCTGGCATGGTCCTCGCGGGTGCTGCCTTTGCCAATGCCGTCTTTCATGAGGCGGCTAAGGCTGGTGGAGATGTAGATAGGCGGGTAGATGCCCTGCTTTTCAAGTGAGCGCGACAGCACGATTTGTCCTTCGGTGATGTAGCCAGTTAAGTCAGGGATGGGGTGAGTTATGTCGTCGTTGGGCATGGTTAAGATGGGCATCTGGGTGATGCTGCCCTTTTTGCCTTTAATACGTCCAGCGCGTTCGTAGAGGCTTGCTAAGTCGCTGTACATGTAGCCGGGGTAGCCTTTGCGGCTGGGCACTTCTTCCATAGATGCGCTGACTTCTCGGAGCGCCTCACAGTAGTTAGTCATGTCAGTTAACAAGACCAGTACATGGCGGTCTTGGTCGTAAGCCAAATATTCCGCTAACGTCAAGCCCGCACGTGGAGTGATTATGCGTTCCACAGGGGGGTCTTCGGCGAGGTTAAGAAACATCGCGACGTTTTTGATGGCGCCGGTTTCTTCAAAGCTCTTCTGGAAAAACGCTGCGTCATCATGTTCAAGCCCCATGGCGATGAAGACAATGTTGAAGTCTTCGCCACCGCTGCGAATCTGGGCTTGCCGCACAATCTGCGCTGCCAATTCGTTATGGGATAAGCCGGGACCGCTAAACACTGGGAGTTTTTGTCCTCGGACAAGGCTGGTTAAGCCGTCGATGGCGGATATGCCTGTTTGGATGAATTCTTTGGGGTATTCACGTGAGACGGGGTTTAGGGGGTAGCCGTTGACATCGCGTTTTTCTTCAGTGAAAAAGCGTGGGTGGCCGTCGATGGGTTCGCCGAAGCTGTTCATGACGCGCCCCAGCATTTCTGTGGAGACGGGAACTTCGAGCGAGCGACCCAAGAAGCGGGTGCGCGTCTCGGAAGGGGACAACCCTGTGGTGCCTTCAAAAACCTGTACCGTTACGGCTTTCTGAGTGACTTGTGTGACTTTGCCAAGCCTGGTTTCGCCTCTCTGTGTCTTGACTGCAACGAGTTCGTCGTAGGCGACGTTTTGCACGTTTTCTACCACGATGATGGGTCCTGAGATGGATGCGACGCCTTTGTATTCTAAACCTGAACCTGTAACCATAGCAATCTACCTCAATGCTGCCTCCAGCATGCCAAAACTCTCGCTCATACGCTGATCTAACTCATCTAGCAACGCAATTTTGTCGTTGGGTATGGCTGTTTTCATACGCATGATTTCCTCGGTTATGGGTAACTCTGAGATTTTGAAGATGGGCGTACCTTTGTTAACGACTTTTTCGGCTAAATGGTGGAAGTCCACGATGATTTTAAGCATTTTAAACTGCTTCTGCGGGGAACAATACGTGTCAATGGGGTCAAGCGCGTTTTGTTGGAGGATGGCTACGCGGATGATGCGTGCGGTTTCCAGCACAAGACGTTGCTTGTCAGGTAGCGCTTCGGGGCCGACGAGTTTAACGATGTTTTTGAGGTCGTCTTCCTGTTGGAGGATGCGCATGGCTTCTTCGCGGTAGCTGTTCCATTCTTTATCGACGTTGTCATGCCACCAAC includes:
- a CDS encoding V-type ATP synthase subunit B gives rise to the protein MVTGSGLEYKGVASISGPIIVVENVQNVAYDELVAVKTQRGETRLGKVTQVTQKAVTVQVFEGTTGLSPSETRTRFLGRSLEVPVSTEMLGRVMNSFGEPIDGHPRFFTEEKRDVNGYPLNPVSREYPKEFIQTGISAIDGLTSLVRGQKLPVFSGPGLSHNELAAQIVRQAQIRSGGEDFNIVFIAMGLEHDDAAFFQKSFEETGAIKNVAMFLNLAEDPPVERIITPRAGLTLAEYLAYDQDRHVLVLLTDMTNYCEALREVSASMEEVPSRKGYPGYMYSDLASLYERAGRIKGKKGSITQMPILTMPNDDITHPIPDLTGYITEGQIVLSRSLEKQGIYPPIYISTSLSRLMKDGIGKGSTREDHASVSSQLYSAYAQYNAVKSLATIIGEEGLGIRDKEYLRFGEAFEKTLINQGRNENRSIEETLAIAWDALSILPEEELTSIKPEYIQKYYPKFASEVR